In the Natrinema sp. CBA1119 genome, AACTCGTCGAGATCGATCGAGCGGTCGCGACCGCGGCGGCGGATATCATCACCGACCTTCAGCGGCGTGGAAAGCCGTTACACGATCTCCACGACGTCTACGTCGGCGCGACTGCAGCGGTCGAACGTCTCCCGGTACTGACCGCGAACGTCGATCACTTCGAGCGGATGGACGATGTTTCCGTCGTCGACTGGACGTCGTTTTAGCTGAATATCGTGCGACGTCCGCTTCTCGAGGAGCAGGAACGCGGCGCATACTCGCGGCGACCGATCAGCCGTGACGGACTGCCGGCAACCCCGAGACCGTCTCGATCGTCTCTGCGACGAACTCCTCGAGCAACGCTCCCACCGGCCGAACATCGTCGGTCAGCCCGCCGCTCTGGCCGGCGAACAGCGCCATGTCATGTGACAGGTCACATGACGCTCCCGGGCGAGGGTCGAAACCCGCCCCGCTGACCTCGGGAGAGTGAGTCCTGAAACTGACCGGTAGCAAGCCGGATTCCCTTCGTGTGGGGAAGTCATGCCGATCACAGCGCAGAAGATATTACTCGATAAA is a window encoding:
- a CDS encoding type II toxin-antitoxin system VapC family toxin, with the protein product MKLCDTSVLVDIDRGGVADRVTKLDDEGHHAISSVTVTELRHGVDKRYEDDSSREGALEDLDRLLARFELVEIDRAVATAAADIITDLQRRGKPLHDLHDVYVGATAAVERLPVLTANVDHFERMDDVSVVDWTSF